The region cttagggtcagataacgtggaagatagaagtattaaaaagagatatatgatgagacagggagcttgtagctcggaggatcaagtgcaagagatttcaggagttgctatcttccagtgtccgcaaggtgagtcttctcattatactgtacccggaagggtttgactgtgtgaccggaaggtcggatatgatatgtgatatgtatgctatatgtggtatgttatatgttatatgtgctatgtatgttatgggccggaaggcgaatatgttatgggccggaaggcgatatgatgtgtgatggaccggaaggtcggcgtgggtaaggccggaaggtttacccagcagggacggaagtcccctgagacacatggaccggaaggtcgggccggaaggcaatgttatgtggaccgaaaggtccgggccggaaggcgtatgtgcgtaaggtatattggggaactcactaagcttcgtgcttacgttgtttatgttatgttgtttcaggttcttacagtaacgcgggatggcaacggttcgattgtacacaccgaagaaagagttgtgttttggaggatcctggttttctattataacgaaaatgaaactatgttttgtaattcgaatgtgaataagattttaaacaagtgttttaatattaaattgattatttaaatgaaaattttgtttttggaaatcaaggCGTTACAACTAGTAGGCTTggaaagcctacctagtgttgggttTTGTTTTGAGATTTGGGTCTTGGTTTTGGAGCATActaggccaggggtaaaatggtcattttaccccatgcatggattaaggattatggtatgggacccaattgctaattgggtatattgatcgGTATTGATGGTTCAGGAAGTGGGCGGGACAGCAACTAAGGATTTCTTcaggaagcttctgcattcgaggtgagtcttctcaccatatcaatgggtctaaggcaccaaggcaggCCCATAttatgatagttggtatacttACTATGTAGAGGTGTGTGGCATTGTTATGCATTGATATGTGGTATAGATAGCTTTACAGGTGATTATAGAGATAGCCTTCaaggctaatggtagagatagccttcaaGGCtagtggtagagatagcctttatggaTAAGGGTAGAGATAGTCTTTGTGGCTAATGGTAAAGATAGCTTTATAGCTAACTAATTTgtattatgtggtagaggtagcttgtatagctaattgatatgcattatgtggtagaggtagcttcatagctaattgatatgtgttatgtggtagaggtagcttttatagctgacatgttatgtggattgtgtggggtatgctctggggaactcactaagcttcgtgcttacaggtttTTTTATGATTTCAGCTACctcaaatcccaagggcaagggcaaggcatgATGGTGTGGCGTGCACTCTCTCACAGGCATTTTGTGGGACACTCTAATATttggaataaaagttgtatttgacttatgttttgaaaacaattataattGCGTTTCTTAATGTATAGGAATATGTTTCATTActctaaaatgaaaattttattttaaaattttgggtcgttacaagttggtatcagagccttggtttgagggattcgggaaaactctcgggtgtgtcaggactcaaactaaggaaatggtaaaattgttttccaaaatgacataaaaaactcttgaaagaaaagaaaagatgagagtgcaacgcgcgtgatcagccgagccaagtaagtagttccccaatgtGCTATCCATGTTATTCTAATATTTGAGCTTTGATGATTGTAtggaacttgctatgtgtatgcttttaaaattatacatggttaggagcttatagccttagaatgattgatttggccttatttcctgttccttgtctggttgtggtcctagggtagaatcttttattcgaaaatctatttgatccttttctgtgtataatttgcatgcataaaggcaacctaTTATGATTGGTCTGATTGATATGAGTAGAGCAAATTTTAGGACAGCCTGAGATTGATGTATGTGGTAGTGTGTGGAATATGGTTTGGTTTTGGGACGAATTGGGTTTATCAGGTGGAGCAATGgggaaaggtacaggtaggtgtggaaggtagtattggacctatactactgaaagcacaggacatCTACCCGAACCAATATTAGATCTGATGACTTCAAGGAGGACCGATGTGGGAAGATCCCTTTTACGGAAATCTTGATCGTTATGATTTTTGACGTTTCAGTTCAGCATGGTGATGACACGATTTGGGGCAGGAGGATCACGATCGGGATCTGGATTTGGGGCAGGATCAGGCGACACTACCGATGTGattgatgagaggctacgcgagcttattgcagccgaggttaccaggggcatccttgacgaTACCCTAATCATTTTTGGTACGGTCAACGAGGGCattatggagatcatggaggagagactCAGATCATTCAGAGCTGAGATTGCGGTGGGCCAGGGTTTTTTGGGGCCAGGGACCCAATTGTTAGTCGACGCTGGGTGGCGGATATCGAGAACGCCCAGCACACGAGTTCTTTCCCGGATGCCGCAAAAGTTGGATTTGCTTCTTGTATGCTGAGAGACAGGGCCCGGGATTAGTAGGGCGAGGTTACGAGTTAGGTGGGAGCAGCtggtgtggctgagatgacatgggcCGAGTTTGTTCGACGATTCGACTTGTAGTTTGCACCAGCCATTGAGGTGCAACGGCttgtgagggagtttcatgacctTCAGCAGACCAtcgagactgtggcagagatcaccgccaagtttcgggaacgaGCTTTTTTGATCCCGCAGTATGTTACCGATGAGGAGATGCGGAGGACGagatatcattccatgctgagggatgatctccaggagtttgtgagctttacagggtgcaaaaccctgaatgagatggtagagaaggcccgggaacgggaaATGGAGTTGGACTTCCGCACCAAGCGAAAGTCGGAGAAGACGTAGGCAGCGGGGggtcaggctaagaagcctaagacctcagaTACTTCCAGCAGGGGCCAGCAGGGTCAgggccggtgtgccaagtgcAGTAGGGTGCACGGTGGAGCCTGTCATATCACGGGCACGAGATGCTATGCATGTGGCCAGCAAGGCCACTTGAGCAGGGACTTCCCCacgaagggcttgatttgttttcactacaaccaaacCGGCCATAACCGGGTCAACCGTATGAGGTTGCAAGGAGGAGGGAAAGCGGTGGCGGCGCCTGCACTCGCCACGTTGAGGATTACCGACGGCCGCCCTACAAAGGCGGATACTCCAGCGGTGAAGAGCCGCACATTTCAGTTGACCACCGAGGAGGCTCAGGCAGCGCCAGACGTTATGGCTAGTACGTGTCTATTACTCTCTGCTCTTTATTATTCATATGTCTGATATACGTTATGCTGGTAtaaggacctttttggtcaatggtatgtcggtGCATGTTTTGTTCGATTCGGGTGCTACTCGATCGtgcgtatctcttgcgcttaaaCAGGAAGTTACGGGATGTGCCAGGAACCTTGGTTTCCCGCTCAAGGTAGAGATTGTCGATGACTGCACGGCGAGCGCCGTGAGAGTGGTGTTAGGTTGAGCAGCTAGAGTCATTGGCATTGTTAGGATTCGAGAAGTGCTAGCTGGTTTTCAGCAGTCATGTTGTTTGGAAGGGTTATTCGTGGTGCCCTAGCTCTATCACCGGCCATCAGCAGATTGTCAATTGGATGGGAGAGGGTTTGGGGAATCCTTAAATTCTCGTGTGTCGAGCGGAtctagttgaatctaagtgggggagaatcattcaGATTGGAATTGAGTGATTCCAATTTTGCTATTGAATCAGACTATCGAGCTCGAGTTTGGATCCATTCGTATATTGAATAGGCGTGATGAGGTTTCGGATTCGTAGATTGGTTTCATTTTGAGAGGGGTATTGACCTCCATCTGATATCTTAGGTCGGAGTGGATCAGTTTCGTTGGTATGAGAAGTACCACGAGATGCAGGGAACCAGTAGGTGGTAGACGGTAGTGGTCGAAAAGGAGACGATTTCAGGTGGGGTTGTAgtattcgcttggggtaaagcAAACTTCCTAACTTGTGTGTCGTGTTGAGCCGAGATAGTTATTGTGAGAAGGAAGTCGGTGAGACGATTTTGGTATGCGATGAGTAACATTTGGAGGTTCATCTCTTGGGTCGGGAGCTGACTTGATGCTTAGTGTTGAAGGGGATATTTGAGAAGGAGTTGGGGCTTATGTCTATAGGTGTCTGTCATAGGATACTTCCAAGCGAGCATGATCTTTTCTTGTGTTTGAGTTTTTGGGGTTCTTTCCTTCCAATGAGTTCTGATGGTTGTTCAGGCGGTGGGTCCTTAGGGGATTATGACCTTTCTGTTCCTTTTGAGTTGCGATCGGTGTCATTTAGAGAATCAGGGTTGGAAGAGTGTTCTTAGAGTCTATTAGTCGATGGGCGATTAACGTCATATTTTTTGCGAGGGTGGTCTGGCATGGAGACAAACCACTAGAGTTTTCAAGTTCTGGAGAGTCAGATTGAGTACCGCAGCGGTAGTTGGGTATGTCCTTCTTCGGGGTCGTGAGTCCCTGGCGGGTTCAGGTGCTTTTGGATGAGATTGTTGTAGTATGTGAGGTCCTTTTGGTGGTGTTTCACGGTTTTGGGTTCAATCTATGTGTTGATAAGGatcgatttcgagggcgaaatctaagtcaagtgggggagaattgtaacatcatgTTTCGGATCATCCATGATTAGGGCTCGTGGGCTACAAACCGGGCATGAGAAGGTCTCAGGttgcgacgagttgctagaagcatagggcatctcgtcacctttccgtaGGTTTGAGGTTCATGGGAATCGGGGTTATATCGAGGAAGCGATGGAGTTTGTAGTTGTGGCATGATAAGTCCCCTTATTTGAGAAATGTGGCAGCTGAGTACTCTgggcgtacatatgtgtacgcttagcgtactcatgtgcatgatttttaagcggagccacctagtatgctaagcgtactaggcACAGAGTGGAAACCCTAACTTTGgatgtgtccctatataaagaatgagatggcctcattcctggccaccatcctcgGTCAATAAACCCTCTAAAACCCTAATCCTTCGTTTAtggagcttgtgagtgcatttgagagccttgAATGATTTTGTTGTGTTCTTGGAGTAAAGAAGGAGCTTTAGAGAGAAGGAGTGAGAAGTCCAggccttggatctgagcatatctgagttggaagcttcatatagaggtataaagcttcaatctttTTCACTCTTTTGTTTTGAGCATCATATTaaagtattttagggtttttgtcccaaaaggtggagactttatgagatagtGAGCTACAGAGACTATGAGCAACCCCTCTGAGTGTGATTAGTagtgtaatgtcataaaaatccaatattagtcgttggaatcaagccatgcatgagttatgagctttttgaGATAAAGGAGTGggtgttttgggtgtttgtgacatTTCCAGCCATGCAAacgcttaaagtcactgactttatggagtaagagccattagggagtccagataTGGGATTTGAGGtaatgtcttaactgattaagaccaagtGAGTAGAAAAAGTGAATCTgaggagtacgctgagcgtaattcctgtacgccccgcgtactgccccAGTGTCCCTGATGGCCAATCTGGATtgtgagtacgttgagcgtaccaagggaggtacgccctgcgtaacctcaGTGTGGACTATTGGGCTAAGTCgcattttgggccttgagtgttgggcctgtAGTTTGGGCTTGTTGCAATAGAGTACTGGACCAAAGGAATATATATTCGTGCTTGGGCCCTTaagttgggcttgccatttagtTTTGAGAGTGGACCTTgggagagcccatttattattggaccttagtgggcccaatgggttttaggctATTAATGGGCTAGTTAGTGGTCttcctttagacctaatgagtgagagtctggacttagttcctaattgggttaattgtggttTTGGCTCAAAGTTAGAGGCAGGTGTATAGCAACAGCATTTGTAGGGGTTGTCcaccatccgaggtgagtcttctcactatacttaccatgagtggtatccttgtgtgactgagatgtcttgtgttcatatttttatattgtgatattatgcattatgtctctgtgatttatgttgagtattgttattatgtgttactgagaccggaccggagggtcctcacttagaccggaccatagggtccaacgagccatgggactggagggtcttacagagttatagccttgagtggctaatgtgttgtatgtggtattttggggaactcgctaagcttcgtgattACCATGTTATcggttatgtgtttcaggtttttctcaggatcgcggaaaggcaccggctcgattgtacacaccagagaaagagttatgttttgaggatcctggactattgatcaaacaattatggagatgCGTTTTGTAAactaaataaatgaaaatttgtgAAATGCTGAGAATgatatgattttaaaataaaaattttgttttgaaatttacggtgttacaattaaAGTCAGACTACCCCGATGGAGAGCGTGTTCACCTTCCACTTAGATAAATTATATCTAAACCATTACACCAAAGTACTCCAGTTCCCCATACGATCCATAATAGTCCCCACGGATAGCCCCAAATGCATGAAAGGAAGAATACACTAGGCACACCTGTCCTTAACGTCATCCCATTAACTTCCTCTTAAGTAACTTTAACTCCATATAAACTTGATTTATGAATATTAAGTTTCAACTTTGAAGCAAGATAAAAGTCATTCAAAACTTGGACAATATTATCAACACAGACATGACATCAATCACACAAAAATACCACATCATCAGCATAAAAAAAAATGTGTGACATATTGAACCTACTACTTCTAATCAGTGCATCCTTAATTTTGTTAGCCATGACACTCTTGTAATTTGCAATATGTAACCCTTCTATAGCGACCATAAACAGAAAGGGGGATAAGGGAATCCACCCTCTCCATTTCATCCCAAATCCAAAAGTCGTCATCTCATAGCATAGCGAATTATATGCTTATTCGAAATCTACTTTGAAGATCACAAGTTTTTTCCTcttttttatatcaataagtaaTCCTGCTCACCGTAAGAAGACCATCCAAATTTTTACTCCCCTTTACAAATGCACTTTGCTCACAACCGACCTATCTACAAACCACCTCAGCCAACAATAGAGCAAAAATATTTGCAATAATCTTATATTGCATACCAATCAACGAAATCGGTCTAAAGTCTTTGACATGCATCAGATTTGAGATCCTCGTGATAAGGATAATAAACGATGCATTACATCACAATGGTAGCTTGGACTTTAGAAACGAAGATTAAAATATCATTTTGTAACATCTGTCAATACTTTTTCACAAACTTGAACATAAACCCATTGGGGCCTAGAGATTTGTCACTCTCACACTGTCGTACAACAACATTGACTTCATATATCAAACCTGGACCCTTCAACAAATCCAAAACATAGCGGAGATTTGGGAAACCGAGAGCTATGAGCATTCGGCAATACAGGTTGGAACCTTGAAAACTTAGGTTGTGTTTGGCGCGCcaaagctagcttatttttcgagcttttttaatTTGCGTTTGTCAAGCTAAAAAATAGCttaaaagctagcttataagttaactttttaaaaagctatttagactagctttttatgagcttttttaaaaaatttcaaatatactctttaatttattataaaacacattattttaAATGTCCTTTTAAGTTATTTCACATTTTTCAGCTAGCTTTATTAAACATTATTTTTTATCAACTAGTTTTTCAACTatcaattaattttttatttcacaATATGCTTTTCAGCTACCAATTATTTTTTCAGCTAGGACATCAAACATAACCTTATTCTTATAGAAATCCTAAAGTGCTCAAAATCCATAATGCCATGAATAGATGTATTGCGAAGAATTTGTTTTAACATGCCATGACTGAATGTTGAATTTTCATTGTCTTCAAGCGATTGTAGTTGTTCCAGATTGATTAACTCTTTCAACCAACTCACTCTTTATTTTACTTCTACATGAGTAGGAGTAATTATATCCCCGCTTTTTTCAATGTGGTAAATTGGTTAAACAAAACATAATCCACAAACTTATCAAAAACTCTTTATTCAAATCAATAGACTCTTTAAATCTTAATCTATGTAAACATTAATCAAACTTTATTAGCAACGTCAAACCACACACAAACACCCCTTAAATCTCAACTTATTTAGAAAACACTCGCAACAATTTTAATTTTCAGGTATGTTCCCACgttcaaaaaaataataacaatatcatataataaaataaaataaacatggCCTAAACAACAATACAAAAACAGAGAAATATGAACACACCTTTAAATATATAACATTTAGTTAAACATTTTCAATTGCAATTTGCTTGGAAAAAGAAATGATCGATTTTTAACGAAACTTTAATTTTCTTGTTAATTTATATTGGATTATGCTCAACTTAATGAGCAAAATTTCAACTTCATTATATCAACTGCATACGCTCTGATTTGTTTTCTGATAACAGAAAGGGACATAGATGACAAAATCTGAATAAGTTGGCATTAAAATAAGTCAAAACAGAAAGTATTAAATTCCAAAAGTCAAAAACCAGATAGAGTGTTCTAAAAACAAGAAATGTTTCTAAATGCAAAGCTCTCCATTACAAAAAAGGTTTCTCTAATTCAACCTCTGAGCAGCTTCTTTGGCCAAAACCCTTTCCTTTGCCTTTGTTTTAGCCTGGGATTTGGAACCCATTATTCCTCCACCCCACTTCTTCCTATACTCTTCATACTTGTCATTGAAGTTCGCCTAAAATATCCCAACAAATAAAATCACACATTAATTCACAACACATAAACCATCATTCATTTAACTTGATCAAAAACCAAACAAACCTTGATAGCCTCCAAGATTCTGCTGAACTCCATTTTGTCTTCATTCTTCACTGTAGTCAAGCAAAGAGCTGCTGCTGTTTTCTGATGTACAATCTGATACATTACAACAACtccattaagtcattttcccaaatgGTTATAATTTATCTAAAAAGAACTTAATGGGGAAAGAAAAAAGGAAACAGGATCTTACAGTTCCAAGTCTGGATTTTCCCTTAACAATGCAGTATGGGATTTCCATCTTTCTGCATAATGCTGGAAGCCAGACAACCAACTCAATGGGATCCACATCATGAGCAATAACAACCAATTGAGCCTTGTTCTGAAACATAGTCGTATAAAATTTTAGAGCTTTCTAAAGAAAGATAGAATTGAGAGATATTGAGCTTATATGTTAGAAAATTGAGAGGAAACCAAACCTGCTCAATGAGATAGGTGATGTGGTTAAGTCCATACTTCACCACAATAGGCTTCTTAGCCTCAACTGTCTTTCCTTCTGTCTCAGCTTGAGCTCTTTTAAGAAGGCGTTCTTTTTTTGCTGCTTTGTCCTCTGGCCTATATTTGAGCAGCATCTTGAACAGTGTAGTAGCTACATATCACATCACAGAGACATAAATTTCAACTTGTAATGTTTGTTTAAAGAATAGAATGCCAAAAGCAGGAATTATAATTCAACATAAGGTGTCCACTAAGTTTTTCAACTATGTTTAATCTTTAAAAAGGAAGAAATGTAGTGTCCAAAAACCATTCAAATGATTTAAATAAGTTTTCAAGCAAATATGCTGTACATATTCTTCTAATACTGTGATATCATTTTAACTGAGATGAAATGTGCAAGAAAAATGACATGTTGATTATGACATTAAGAGCAAGCAAATAAATGATAAGAGTCATCCATTATTACCAAGATTTTTGTCGAGGGTTTTGGTAAACTGATTCAAGGCAGGTGGGACCTTCAAAC is a window of Lactuca sativa cultivar Salinas chromosome 1, Lsat_Salinas_v11, whole genome shotgun sequence DNA encoding:
- the LOC111915732 gene encoding 60S ribosomal protein L7a-1, whose protein sequence is MAPKKGGKAVATKKKTAEKVVNPLFEKRPKQFGIGGALPPKKDLHRFVRWPQVVRIQRKRRILKQRLKVPPALNQFTKTLDKNLATTLFKMLLKYRPEDKAAKKERLLKRAQAETEGKTVEAKKPIVVKYGLNHITYLIEQNKAQLVVIAHDVDPIELVVWLPALCRKMEIPYCIVKGKSRLGTIVHQKTAAALCLTTVKNEDKMEFSRILEAIKANFNDKYEEYRKKWGGGIMGSKSQAKTKAKERVLAKEAAQRLN